The genomic region CCATCGCCTTCAACCCGAACTACCTGACCGACGGGTTGAGCTCGCTGCGCTCCGAGCGGGTGACGTTCGGCTTCACCACGCCCAGTCGTCCGGCGGTGTTGCGTCCGGCAGGAGAGGATGATGAGAGTCTCAGCGGTCCGGGACCCTTCCCCGCCGTCGAGACCGATTACGTCTACCTGTTGATGCCGGTACGGCTTCCCGGCTGACCGGCCTCCGACGCCGGAAAGGGGCGTACATGCAACTCGGACTGGTCGGCTTGGGCAAAATGGGCTTCAACATGCGCGAGCGCCTCCGGCGCGGCGGGCATGAGGTCATCGGCTACGACCCGCGGCCGGAGGTCACCGACGTTCCCAGCCTCGCCGAACTCGCGGCCGGGCTCGACGCTCCCCGTGTCGTGTGGGTGATGGTCCCGTCGGGCAGCATCACCCACACCACGATCGTCGAACTCGCCGACGTGCTCAGCGAGGGTGACCTCGTCATCGACGGCGGCAACTCCCGTTACACGGAGGACGGCCCGCACGCGGAATTGTTGGGCGAGAAGGGGATTTCGTTCGTCGACGCCGGCGTCTCCGGTGGTGTGTGGGGCCTGGAGGAGGGCTACGGCCTGATGGTCGGCGGCAGCGACGCCGATATCGAGCGGCTGATGCCGATCTTCGACACGCTGCGCCCGCCGGGTCCGCGTGAGGACGGATTCGTGCACGCCGGACCGGTCGGTGCCGGCCACTACGCCAAGATGGTGCACAACGGCATCGAGTACGGCCTGATGATGGCCTACGCGGAGGGTTACGAACTGCTCGCCGCCGAGGAGCTCATCACCGACACCCAGGCGGTCATCCAGGCCTGGACCAACGGCACCGTGGTGCGGTCCTGGCTGCAGCAGCTGCTCGCCAGGGCACTCAAGGAGGATCCGGACTTCATCGAAATCAGCGGCTACACCGAGGATTCCGGGGAAGGTCGGTGGACCGTCGAGGAGGCGATCCGGCACCGGGTGCCGATGCCGGTGATCGCGGCGTCGCTGTTCGCCCGGTTCGCGTCGCGGCAGGAGGACTCGCCGGCGATGAAGGCCGTCTCGGCACTGCGCAACCAGTTCGGCGGGCACGCCGTCAAACGGATCAGCGAGTCCGGGTAGGTGCTGCGCGCGTGTACGTCCGCCGACTGGCGCTGACAGATTTCCGGTCCTGGCCGCGTTTCGAACTCGACCTCGAGCCGGGGCGCACCGTCTTCGTCGGCCGCAACGGCTTCGGAAAGACGAATATCATTGAGGCACTGTGGTATTCGTCCACCCTCGGCTCGCATCGGGTGTCCACCGACGCACCGTTGATCCGGGCCGGTGCCGAACGGGCGGTGGTGTCGACGATCGTCGTCAACGACGGCCGTGAGCTGGCGGTCGATCTGGAGGTCACCAGCGGCCGGGCCAACAAGGCGCGGCTGAACCGCTCCCCCGTGCGCAGCGCGCGGGAGGTGCTCGGGGTGCTGCGCGCGGTGTTGTTCGCCCCGGAGGATCTGGCCCTGGTACGCGGTGATCCCGGGGACCGGCGCCGGTTCCTCGACGAACTGGCCACCACCCGTCGTCCTCAGATCGCGGCCATCCGGTCGGACTACGACAAGGTGTTGCGGCAGCGGACCGCGCTGCTCAAGACGGCCTCCGGGGCCAGATTCCGCAGTGACCGAAGCGTTTTCGACACCCTCGACGTCTGGGACGGACATCTGGCCGCGACCGGCGCCAAGCTGATCGCGGCGCGGGTGGACCTCGTCACCCAGCTGGCGCCGGAGGTGGAGAAGGCCTACCAATTGCTGGCTCCGGCGTCGCGGCCCGCCGCGATCCGCTACCGCAGCGGGGTGGAGGCCATCGAGGAGGAGGCCGCCGCGGGAGGGGGTTCGGCCGAGCTGTTCGAGGCCGCCCTGCTGGACGCATTGGCCCGCCGCCGCGACGCGGAACTGGAGCGCGGCGTGTGCCTGGTCGGCCCGCACCGCGACGACCTCGAACTGCGGCTGGGCGATCAACCGGCCAAAGGCTTTGCCAGCCACGGTGAATCGTGGTCGATGGCGTTGTCGCTGCGGTTGGCGGCGTACGAACTGCTGCGCGCGGAGGGCACCGAGCCGGTGCTGCTCCTCGACGATGTGTTCGCCGAACTCGACACCGCGCGCCGGCAGGCACTGGCCGCGGTGGCGGCGTCGGCCGAGCAGGTGCTGGTGACCGCCGCGGTGCCCGAGGACATTCCGGCGGACTGGGACGCCCGCCGGGTCGGGGTGACCATGCGCGACGACGATTCCGGCCGGATCTCGGTGCTGGACGAGGATCTCGGGCTGGAAGAGGAATGACGTGACCGACGAGACCGAATCACCGGAGCCGGTGGGGCCGCCGGACCACCTGGCCAACCTGGCCGGGATGGATCTGGTGCGGCGCACCCTGGAGGAGGCCCGCAACGCGGCGCGCAGCCAGGGCCGCGACGTCGGGCGGGGTAGGCAGCGGGCACCGCGGCGCATCGCGGGCAGCAGCCGGCGGCGCTGGTCGGGGCCGGGACCGGATGCGCGCGATCCGCAGCCCCTCGGGGCGGCCGCCACCGAGCTGGCGCGCAGCCGGGGCTGGTCCACCCGGGTCGCCGAGGGTGCGGTGTTCGGGCGGTGGCGGTCGGTGGTCGGCGAGGGCATCGCCGCGCACGCCAGCCCGACATCGCTGAAGGACGGGGTGCTGACCATCACGGCCGAGTCCACGGCCTGGGCCACCGAACTGCGGATGGTGCAGGCCCAGGTGCTGGCCAAGATCGCCGACGCGGTCGGTGACGGGGTGGTCACGTCGCTGCGGATAGTCGGTCCGGCCGCACCGTCGTGGCGCAAGGGCCGGTACCACATCTCCGGGCGCGGCCCCCGCGACACGTACGGCTGAGACGGGCCTCGCGGGGGTTGGCTCAAAGCCGCCAGAACGCGTCGATGCTGGTTCCCGAGCGTCCTGACGCACCCTTATGCGAGAAATTCCTCAGGAGACGCAAATAGGTGCGTGGAAACGCGGCCTCAGAATCGGTCCTAGCGCTGACTGACGGTAGGATGGAGGCAAGATCCTCAGGCGGCTGTTGAACGCCTGGCAAGCCGATCGCGGCAAGAGACCAAGGAGACGCGTCCAACGTGGCTGCCCAGAAGAAGAATGCTCCGGACGAATACGGCGCCGATGCCATCAAGGTGCTCGAGGGTCTGGAGGCAGTCCGCAAGCGTCCCGGCATGTACATCGGCTCCACTGGTGAGCGCGGTCTGCACCACCTTATCTGGGAGGTCGTCGACAACTCCGTCGACGAGGCGATGGCCGGGTACGCGACCAAGGTCGACGTCCGCCTGCTGGCGGACGGCGGTGTGCAGGTGTCCGACGACGGCCGCGGCATCCCGGTGGAGATGCACGCCACCGGCGTCCCGACCGTCGACGTGGTGATGACGGTGCTGCACGCCGGCGGCAAGTTCGAGGAGGGCGCCTACCAGGTCTCCGGCGGTCTGCACGGTGTGGGTGTGTCGGTGGTGAACGCGCTGTCCACCCGGCTCGAGGCCGACATCCGGCGCGACGGCTACGAGTGGTTCCAGACCTACGACCGCTCGGTGCCGGGCACCCTCAAGCAGGGTGAGAAGACCAACGAGACCGGCACCACGATCCGGTTCTGGCCGGACCCGGACATCTTCGAGACCACCACCTTCGACTTCGAGACCATCTCGCGCCGGCTGCAGGAGATGGCGTTCCTGAACAAGGGTCTGACCATCGAGCTCACCGACGAGCGGGTGTCGGCCGAGGACGTCGTCGACGAGGTGGTCAGCGAGACCGCCGAGGCCCCCAAGTCCGCCGAGGAGAAGGCCGCCGAGAGCGCCACCCCGCAGCAGCGGGTCAAGCACCGCGTCTTCCACTACCCCGGTGGTCTGGTCGACTTCGTCAAGCACATCAACCGGACGAAGAACCCGATCCACCCCAGCATCATCGACTTCGAGGGCAAGGGTGAGGGCCACGAGGTCGAGATCGCGATGCAGTGGAACGCCGGCTACTCGGAGTCGGTGCACACCTTCGCCAACACCATCAACACCCATGAGGGCGGCACCCACGAGGAGGGTTTCCGTGCGGCGCTGACCTCGGTGGTCAACAAGTACGCCAAGGACAAGAAGCTCCTCAAGGACAAGGACCCCAACCTCACCGGCGACGATATCCGCGAGGGCCTGGCCGCGGTGATCTCGGTGAAGGTGTCCCAGCCGCAGTTCGAGGGTCAGACCAAGACCAAGCTCGGCAACACCGAGGTCAAGTCGTTCGTCCAGAAGATCTGCAACGAACAGCTCAGCCACTGGTTCGAGGCCAACCCAGCTGAGGCTAAAACCGTTGTGAACAAGGCGGTTTCATCGGCGCAGGCCCGGATCGCGGCGCGTAAGGCGCGCGAGCTGGTGCGCCGCAAGAGCGCCACCGACATCGGTGGTCTGCCCGGCAAGCTGGCCGACTGCCGGTCGACGGATCCGAGCAAGTGCGAGCTGTACGTGGTGGAGGGTGACTCCGCGGGCGGTTCAGCCAAGAGCGGCCGCGACTCGATGTTCCAGGCGATCCTGCCGCTGCGCGGCAAGATCATCAACGTCGAGAAGGCCCGCATCGACCGCGTGCTGAAGAACACCGAGGTCCAGGCCATCATCACCGCGCTGGGCACCGGCATCCACGACGAGTTCGACATCTCCAAGCTGCGGTACCACAAGATCATCCTGATGGCCGACGCCGACGTCGACGGCCAGCACATCTCGACGCTGTTGCTGACGCTGCTGTTCCGGTTCATGAAGCCGCTGATCGAGAACGGTCACGTGTTCCTCGCGCAGCCGCCGCTGTACAAGCTGAAATGGCAACGCTCCGAACCGGAGTTCGCCTACTCCGACCGGGAACGTGACGGGCTGCTCGAGGCCGGCCGCGCGGCGGGTAAGAAGATCAACCCCGACGACGGTATCCAGCGGTACAAGGGTCTGGGCGAGATGGACGCCAAGGAACTGTGGGAGACCACCATGGACCCGGCCGTCCGGGTGCTGCGCCAGGTCACCCTCGACGACGCGGCCGCCGCGGACGAGCTGTTCTCGATCCTGATGGGCGAGGATGTCGAGGCACGCCGCAGCTTCATCACGCGAAACGCCAAAGACGTTCGGTTCCTTGACGTTTGATCGATGCTTTAACCGAAATCCGCCAATTTCAAAGGTTGAAAACCGATGACTGATACCACGCTGCCGCCCGGCGACGAAGCAGGCGACCGCATCGAACCTGTTGACATTCAACAGGAGATGCAGCGCAGCTACATCGATTACGCGATGAGCGTGATCGTCGGCCGTGCGCTGCCCGAGGTGCGCGACGGTCTCAAGCCGGTGCACCGGCGCGTGCTCTACGCGATGTTCGACTCGGGCTTCCGGCCTGACCGCTCACACGCGAAATCCGCGCGCTCCGTTGCCGAAACGATGGGCAACTACCACCCGCACGGTGACGCGTCGATCTACGACACGCTGGTACGCATGGCCCAGCCGTGGTCGCTGCGCTACCCGCTGGTCGACGGTCAGGGCAACTTCGGCTCGCCGGGCAACGACCCGCCGGCCGCCATGCGTTACACGGAAGCCCGTCTCACGCCGCTGGCGATGGAGATGCTGCGTGAAATCGACGAGGAGACAGTCGATTTCATTCCGAACTATGACGGCCGGGTGCAGGAGCCGACGGTTCTGCCGAGCCGGTTCCCGAACCTGCTGGCCAACGGCTCCGGCGGTATCGCGGTCGGTATGGCGACCAACATCCCGCCGCACAACCTGCGCGAGCTGGCCGAGGCCGTCTACTGGTGCCTGGAGAACTACGACGCCGACGAGGAGGCCACCCTCGCCGCGGTCATGGAGCGGGTCAAGGGCCCGGACTTCCCGACCAGCGGCCTGATCGTCGGCACCCAGGGCATCGAGGACACCTACAAGACCGGGCGCGGTTCGATCAAGATGCGCGGTGTCACCGAGATCGAAGAGGACAGCCGCGGTCGCACCAGCATCGTCATCACCGAGCTGCCGTACCAGGTCAACCACGACAACTTCATCCAGTCGATCGCCGAGCAGGTCCGCGACGGCAAGCTCACCGGCATCTCCAACATCGAGGACCAGTCCAGCGACCGGGTGGGTCTGCGGATCGTCATCGAGCTCAAGCGCGATGCCGTGGCGAAGGTGGTGCTGAACAACCTCTACAAGCACACCCAGCTGCAGACCAGCTTCGGCGCGAACATGCTGGCCATCGTCGACGGGGTACCGCGCACGCTGCGGCTGGATCAGCTGATCCGGCACTACGTCAACCACCAGTTGGACGTCATCGTCCGGCGCACCCGCTACCGGCTGCGTAAGGCCAACGAGCGGGCCCACATCCTGCGTGGTCTGGTCAAGGCCCTCGACGCGCTGGATGAGGTCATCGCGCTGATCCGGGCGTCGCAGACCGTCGACATCGCCCGGGCGGGCCTGATCGAGCTGCTCGATATCGACGAGATCCAGGCGCAGGCCATCCTCGATATGCAGCTGCGCCGGCTGGCCGCCCTGGAACGGCAGAAGATCATCGACGATCTGGCCAAGATCGAGGCCGAGATCGCCGACCTCGAGGACATCCTCGCCAAGCCGGAGCGCCAGCGCGCCATCGTCCGCGACGAGCTCGCCGAGATCGTCGAGCGGCACGGCGACGACCGTCGCACCCGGATCGTCGCCGCCGACGGCGACGTCACCGACGAGGATCTGATCGCCCGCGAGGACGTGGTGGTCACCATCACCGAGACCGGCTACGCCAAGCGCACCAAGACCGACCTGTACCGCAGCCAGAAGCGCGGCGGTAAAGGCGTGCAGGGGGCGGGGCTCAAGCAGGACGACATCGTCAACCACTTCTTCGTCTGCTCGACGCACGACTGGATCCTGTTCTTCACCTCGCAGGGCCGCGTGTACCGGGCCAAGGCCTACGAGTTGCCGGAGGCGTCGCGCACGGCGCGCGGTCAGCACGTGGCTAACCTGCTGGCGTTCCAACCCGAGGAACGCATCGCCCAGGTGATCCAGATCCGAAGCTACGAGGACGCCCCGTACCTGGTGCTTGCCACCGCCAACGGTCTGGTCAAGAAGTCGCGGCTGGCTGACTTCGACTCCAACCGGTCCGGCGGCATCGTCGCGATCAACCTGCGCGAGGGCGACGAGCTGGTCGGTGCGGTGCTGTGCTCCGCCGAGGACGACCTGCTGCTGGTGTCGGCGAAGGGCCAGTCCATCCGCTTCCACGCCACCGACGAGGCACTGCGGCCGATGGGTCGTGCCACCTCCGGTGTGCAGGGCATGCGGTTCAATGCCGACGACCGGCTGCTGTCCATCAACGTGGTCCGGCCCGACACGTACCTGCTGGTGGCGACGTCAGGCGGGTACGCCAAGCGCACCGCGATCGACGAGTACCCGGTGCAGGGCCGCGGCGGCAAGGGCGTGCTGACGGTCCAGTTCGACAAACGACGTGGCAGTCTTGTCGGAGCGTTGGTTGTCGATGACGACACCGAGCTGTATGCCATCACCTCCGGCGGCGGTGTCATCCGCACCGCGGCCCGCCAGGTCCGTAAGGCCGGGCGGCAGACCAAGGGTGTGCGGTTGATGAACCTGGGTGAAGGCGACACCCTGGTCGCCATCGCCCGCAACGCGGAGGAAGGCGACAGCACCGACGAGGTCAACACCGACCCCGGCGCCGAGACCG from Mycolicibacterium phlei harbors:
- the gnd gene encoding phosphogluconate dehydrogenase (NAD(+)-dependent, decarboxylating), translating into MQLGLVGLGKMGFNMRERLRRGGHEVIGYDPRPEVTDVPSLAELAAGLDAPRVVWVMVPSGSITHTTIVELADVLSEGDLVIDGGNSRYTEDGPHAELLGEKGISFVDAGVSGGVWGLEEGYGLMVGGSDADIERLMPIFDTLRPPGPREDGFVHAGPVGAGHYAKMVHNGIEYGLMMAYAEGYELLAAEELITDTQAVIQAWTNGTVVRSWLQQLLARALKEDPDFIEISGYTEDSGEGRWTVEEAIRHRVPMPVIAASLFARFASRQEDSPAMKAVSALRNQFGGHAVKRISESG
- the gyrB gene encoding DNA topoisomerase (ATP-hydrolyzing) subunit B yields the protein MAAQKKNAPDEYGADAIKVLEGLEAVRKRPGMYIGSTGERGLHHLIWEVVDNSVDEAMAGYATKVDVRLLADGGVQVSDDGRGIPVEMHATGVPTVDVVMTVLHAGGKFEEGAYQVSGGLHGVGVSVVNALSTRLEADIRRDGYEWFQTYDRSVPGTLKQGEKTNETGTTIRFWPDPDIFETTTFDFETISRRLQEMAFLNKGLTIELTDERVSAEDVVDEVVSETAEAPKSAEEKAAESATPQQRVKHRVFHYPGGLVDFVKHINRTKNPIHPSIIDFEGKGEGHEVEIAMQWNAGYSESVHTFANTINTHEGGTHEEGFRAALTSVVNKYAKDKKLLKDKDPNLTGDDIREGLAAVISVKVSQPQFEGQTKTKLGNTEVKSFVQKICNEQLSHWFEANPAEAKTVVNKAVSSAQARIAARKARELVRRKSATDIGGLPGKLADCRSTDPSKCELYVVEGDSAGGSAKSGRDSMFQAILPLRGKIINVEKARIDRVLKNTEVQAIITALGTGIHDEFDISKLRYHKIILMADADVDGQHISTLLLTLLFRFMKPLIENGHVFLAQPPLYKLKWQRSEPEFAYSDRERDGLLEAGRAAGKKINPDDGIQRYKGLGEMDAKELWETTMDPAVRVLRQVTLDDAAAADELFSILMGEDVEARRSFITRNAKDVRFLDV
- the recF gene encoding DNA replication/repair protein RecF (All proteins in this family for which functions are known are DNA-binding proteins that assist the filamentation of RecA onto DNA for the initiation of recombination or recombinational repair.) — protein: MYVRRLALTDFRSWPRFELDLEPGRTVFVGRNGFGKTNIIEALWYSSTLGSHRVSTDAPLIRAGAERAVVSTIVVNDGRELAVDLEVTSGRANKARLNRSPVRSAREVLGVLRAVLFAPEDLALVRGDPGDRRRFLDELATTRRPQIAAIRSDYDKVLRQRTALLKTASGARFRSDRSVFDTLDVWDGHLAATGAKLIAARVDLVTQLAPEVEKAYQLLAPASRPAAIRYRSGVEAIEEEAAAGGGSAELFEAALLDALARRRDAELERGVCLVGPHRDDLELRLGDQPAKGFASHGESWSMALSLRLAAYELLRAEGTEPVLLLDDVFAELDTARRQALAAVAASAEQVLVTAAVPEDIPADWDARRVGVTMRDDDSGRISVLDEDLGLEEE
- a CDS encoding DUF721 family protein; amino-acid sequence: MTDETESPEPVGPPDHLANLAGMDLVRRTLEEARNAARSQGRDVGRGRQRAPRRIAGSSRRRWSGPGPDARDPQPLGAAATELARSRGWSTRVAEGAVFGRWRSVVGEGIAAHASPTSLKDGVLTITAESTAWATELRMVQAQVLAKIADAVGDGVVTSLRIVGPAAPSWRKGRYHISGRGPRDTYG
- the gyrA gene encoding DNA gyrase subunit A; translation: MTDTTLPPGDEAGDRIEPVDIQQEMQRSYIDYAMSVIVGRALPEVRDGLKPVHRRVLYAMFDSGFRPDRSHAKSARSVAETMGNYHPHGDASIYDTLVRMAQPWSLRYPLVDGQGNFGSPGNDPPAAMRYTEARLTPLAMEMLREIDEETVDFIPNYDGRVQEPTVLPSRFPNLLANGSGGIAVGMATNIPPHNLRELAEAVYWCLENYDADEEATLAAVMERVKGPDFPTSGLIVGTQGIEDTYKTGRGSIKMRGVTEIEEDSRGRTSIVITELPYQVNHDNFIQSIAEQVRDGKLTGISNIEDQSSDRVGLRIVIELKRDAVAKVVLNNLYKHTQLQTSFGANMLAIVDGVPRTLRLDQLIRHYVNHQLDVIVRRTRYRLRKANERAHILRGLVKALDALDEVIALIRASQTVDIARAGLIELLDIDEIQAQAILDMQLRRLAALERQKIIDDLAKIEAEIADLEDILAKPERQRAIVRDELAEIVERHGDDRRTRIVAADGDVTDEDLIAREDVVVTITETGYAKRTKTDLYRSQKRGGKGVQGAGLKQDDIVNHFFVCSTHDWILFFTSQGRVYRAKAYELPEASRTARGQHVANLLAFQPEERIAQVIQIRSYEDAPYLVLATANGLVKKSRLADFDSNRSGGIVAINLREGDELVGAVLCSAEDDLLLVSAKGQSIRFHATDEALRPMGRATSGVQGMRFNADDRLLSINVVRPDTYLLVATSGGYAKRTAIDEYPVQGRGGKGVLTVQFDKRRGSLVGALVVDDDTELYAITSGGGVIRTAARQVRKAGRQTKGVRLMNLGEGDTLVAIARNAEEGDSTDEVNTDPGAETDVATSEEP